Sequence from the Phragmites australis chromosome 11, lpPhrAust1.1, whole genome shotgun sequence genome:
ggcgaaggacttctcgggccctcggggaaccgagtgctcgggggccactgttcacagccccgagcactctctcccggatacgccctttcttggtcctcagggaactgagtgctcggggaccactgtttacggccccgagcactctctcccgaaactggctattcaggtcctcggggaaccgagtgctcgggggtcacagccccgagcactctctcttggaactgacttcccttgggtcctcggggaactcgggtgcccgggggccactgttcgcagccccgagcaccctctccccggtacttggctttccttgtcgtcgggggacttgagtgcccgggggccattgttcgcaGCCCtaagcactctcttcccagaacttggtcttctcggatcatcggggaactcgggcactcggggaccactgttcatggccccgagcaccctctcctgggacttagtcttctcggacctcgtggaggtaacccccgagggagggtgccatgtggcactctgctgttctgacCTCAGGACTCGAGgatccctggttcctgtgtcaccgacagcagcacccgggcccattggtaggcgatggcccagagactgcgaatggggccctcgtcttcatcgaggtcgatcccagcaccgatgccacgtggcctaTTCTCAGATTTTGGTCTCTCTGGCCCAGGCccttggtacggcccaacggggagtcGAACGGACGTGCGCCCTTCCGACTTCCAAGGagagtgataacgaggcgggcggcgcgcgtggcaaccgcgcagatcgagggaaGTGCACCTGGCAACCACAccgatcgagggagattcgcttGACGCCCGCGCAGAATGAGGAAATGCGCCTCGCCGAATGCGCCGCGGACAGCGCCATTTGAAATTCCCAGGGtataaaaaaggagaggggagcgaaccgttgcccctttacgccatccTTACGATCAACACTCATGccctcttcttccttgcgctcgagaGCTCTAACTATTCCACCGGCCCGCAGCGCATTTTCTTCTCCACTTTCTCCAGCACTCTCCCCACCCCGaaaaaatgccgagggcaggaagtagccgccgtgacaaggggcccgacagcgtgctgccggagtcgaggattgtcaacgaggagggggcggagaaggtccgcaaactgatggtgcccgaaggccagtgGGAGGCATCGGTgttgacgccggcgagcttcccgcccatCACGTACCGGCAGGAGCACATCGTCATCTTTGtctccttcgtcgccgccgAGCTGGTGCCACTGTTCTccacgttcttcctccaagtacTGGACACATTCGGCATCCAGCTGGCgcacctgagtccgaactcagtggtcatcctggccatcttcgcgcacttctgcaaaatgttcgtgggagtgccgccgtcggtggccctgttccgccacttcttcgtcctgcgaccgaccgggaagaagagaggatccTCCACCGGGGACGTCGCCGGTGCtacaacttccggctgcgggacgggctGGCCAAGCTGTACATTTTGCAAGTGCTgcagagcaagtgggaggactggggccgcgactgggtctacgtcgacgtcagcccccacgaccgcctcgcACTGCCGGAGATGGTggcggagccccacaggccgGCCTGGGAGGTGGCCCCGGTGGAGGACGAGAGGATGCGACCGGTACTGAACTGCATCGATGACCTGCGCCGGCGGGGCtaacgtcggtgatggtggtggcggattatcTGCGCCGCctcctggcgcccctgcgggaacAGGCCCGCCCttgctggatgtacacgggccccaACGatatcaccaggacccagatcgatGAGGACAGGGACCTGGATGAGGGAGCGTTGGCGGCCTTGCtacgggtggtgaccggcgttgAAGTCCTCACTCGGGCGGTCCTACCCCGAGAGCAGCTGGCACTCTACGCGGACCCGGGCCGGTTGGCGCTGCAAGCGatgctgccggagttcgacgcccagggtctggtggaccgtccggggcgccggaaccccgggactatccagattcccggggtggatgaAGTGGCGGGCGGCGCGCAGCGGACCGGCGGAAGGGACGCTGCaggcggcaggccgcaggctgGCCGAGGGGCTACTGCAGGTAGCAGCCATcagggcggcggcggaggagccgCCGGTAGCAGAGCGGCGGccccgggggacaaaggaaagcgcCCCCGGTTATTTGTGCCCCagccgtcgtcctcgtcgtcacCATTGCCTAAACGGCAGCGGCCGGCGGCGggtggcgcgaaggagggaggccggggcagCCAGTCATCGAGCGCGAAATTCGCGACAGAGGCCAGGTCCAAGGCGCGGAAACTCGAAGACCAAGGCCTGCCCGGCGGCGCAACAATGGGCGCCTGAGCTGACCCGCCGCCGGGGGCAGGCTCCACGGCGGCCCCCAACGGCCCGGGGGCcagagccccccgccgaagaggaggaaggcggacccTGGACCGAGGCCGCAGGGCCTGGACTTCAAGATCCCAGAGTCCCGATGGCAATACCGCGGACCGAAGCCCATGTAAGTTCCTATCCGGAACGTGTTTCCCCGGGTATTAGTCTAGGGTACTGACCATTTTTGTTTTTAGGCCGCCTAAGGACCCCGCCGGAGACCAGAGGCAGCTGGAGGCGCCAAGGCTGGCTCCCGCTCCCGAGCCGAGCGCTCccgcgcctgagccgagcgcgcagACGGAACTGGAAccacaggcgccgccctgccctgagccgagggcagcggccgcACCGGAGCATCCGGCGCCGTCCGAGCCTTCCGCCAGCACTTCGAGGGTGGAGCAGGTGGCCGCGGTGGAAGTGGTCACGGTAAGGGTGGCCGCGCCGGCGTGGCAGTCATCGGGGACCCCGAgtgcctctgcagagagggcttgCAGGGAACCCAGCGCCCGGCCATCGTCCATCCatgccccggaacccctcctgGACGTGCTTGGAAGCGCCTGGGAGATGAtagagcggctggaggcggccgtggcggcggaGCGAGCAGAGCTCAAAAGGGACCGTGCTGCCCTCGTTGAAGAGAGGGGGTGGCTAGAAGAGGTCAGCCGCCTCctggaggcccgcatcgcctcggcccgcgcaaCCCATGAGACGGCAATGCgcgcggtggccgaggagcaagaggcgctggaggaggtgcaggagaGAGCTGTTGCCACGCAGGAGGAGGCTAGCCGCTTGGAGCAGGCATCGCGGCGGTGGGCCGCGGAGCTGCTTGCTCGAGAGTGGCTGGTCCGGGCTCGGGAAGAGGTAATAGGCCAACGCGAGAAGTCTGTGGAGACCGCCCGGGCAGCCTTAGCCGGCCAGAGCGATGAGCTCGAGCGTGGTCGTGCCGAAGTCCActgtcgggaggaggaggtcgcgatccgCGAGACTGACGTCGAGATCACGGCGACGGCTcaggacgcccgggaggagcagatttCAAGGTGCCAAGCGTAGGCTGCCTCGGCGTCGGCAGCCCttactgctcgggaggagcaggccgccaaatggaaggccgagctggccgcccGGGAGCGGGCCCTTGCTGACTTAGCTGAGCAAGTGAAGCGGGGACAAGCCAAGGCCTAGGCCACCAGTGGCGTCCCGACCAGCGCAGCCGAGGGGATCacccttgaggagcggctgcagatcgcgaGGGACGAGCTCGAGACTGCCGTGGCCGAGCGGACCAACGTGAAGCTAATGATGTGGGACATCCTTCGgcaggcacggaggtccgtgagggtcaTCGGGCTCGGGTGCgtcaacgtgggcgagaaggggatggaccaagagaccatcGGCCACCTCGCCTTCAGCTTCGAAGAGATCAGCCGGCGCCTCAAGACCCTCCTGAGggctgtgcaggagttggcGTCCTGGGAGGGCCGCgctctggcccaagcagtggccgagcacatccttgcctgctaccgaagccgagACCCTTCCTTCTCGCTGGACCCTGTCCggcagggagtggtcgaggccgaggaagcggccgcccgggaggctgtccggggcgccgccaccgaggtggcggcgtgcttCATGCGGGAGCCACTGCCAgaaccgagcagcagcagcaccagcgAAGACTCCTCGCCACCTTCAAAGCCCGCCGACTTAGattagatttttgtttttttacttgttgtaaatatgggagtgatcccctccgaatggttcttttttaatataatagaagcctttcttcggGATCGAAACTCCAATGCTTGTCTTGATGATGCTTTTTTGCTTTTCGCTTGATGCCCCGAGAagtacttagccggaccgagcccgaccttccttccCAGAGAGCGAAGTCGCCCCGTCcactcatcgtccgagtagtgaGACTAATCCGCGCgttca
This genomic interval carries:
- the LOC133884101 gene encoding uncharacterized protein LOC133884101, translating into MVVADYLRRLLAPLREQARPCWMYTGPNDITRTQIDEDRDLDEGALAALLRVVTGVEVLTRAVLPREQLALYADPGRLALQAMLPEFDAQVAGGAQRTGGRDAAGGRPQAGRGATAGSSHQGGGGGAAGSRAAAPGDKGKRPRLFVPQPSSSSSPLPKRQRPAAGGAKEGGRGSQSSSAKFATEARPPKDPAGDQRQLEAPRLAPAPEPSAPAPEPSAQTELEPQAPPCPEPRAAAAPEHPAPSEPSASTSRVEQVAAVEVVTVRVAAPAWQSSGTPSASAERACREPSARPSSIHAPEPLLDVLGSAWEMIERLEAAVAAERAELKRDRAALVEERGWLEEVSRLLEARIASARATHETAMRAVAEEQEALEEVQERAVATQEEASRLEQASRRWAAELLAREWLVRAREEVIGQREKSVETARAALAGQSDELERGRAEVHCREEEVAIRETDVEITATAQDAREEQISRCQA